In Choloepus didactylus isolate mChoDid1 chromosome 6, mChoDid1.pri, whole genome shotgun sequence, one DNA window encodes the following:
- the CAT gene encoding catalase gives MTDSRDPASDQMKLWKEQRASQKPDVLTTGAGNPVGDKLNIMTVGPRGPLLVQDVVFTDEMAHFDRERIPERVVHAKGAGAFGYFEVTHDITKYSKAKVFEHIGKRTPIAVRFSTVAGESGSADTVRDPRGFAVKFYTEDGNWDLVGNNTPIFFIRDAILFPSFIHSQKRNPQTHLKDPDMVWDFWSLRPESLHQVSFLFSDRGIPDGHRHMNGYGSHTFKLVNANGEAVYCKFHYKTDQGIKNLSVEDAARLSQEDPDYGIRDLFNAIATSNYPSWTFYMQVMTFQQAETFPFNPFDVTKVWPHNDYPLIPVGKLVLNRNPVNYFAEVEQLAFDPSNMPPGIEPSPDKMLQGRLFAYPDTHRHRLGPNYLQIPVNCPFRARVANYQRDGPMCFLDNQGGAPNYYPNSFSAPEQQHAALEHSTRSYGDVQLQRFNSANDDNVTQVRTFYTTVLNEEQRIRLCENIAGHLKDAQLFIQKKAVKNFSDVHPDYGARVQALLDKYNAEKPKNAIHTYMQHGSHLAAKEKANL, from the exons AAACCTGATGTCCTGACCACTGGAGCTGGTAACCCAGTAGGGGATAAACTTAACATTATGACAGTAGGACCCCGGGGGCCCCTTCTTGTTCAGGATGTGGTTTTTACTGATGAAATGGCTCACTTTGACCGAGAGAGAATTCCCGAGAGAGTCGTGCATGCTAAAGGAGCAG GGGCCTTTGGCTACTTCGAGGTCACTCACGACATTACCAAATACTCCAAGGCAAAGGTCTTTGAGCATATTGGAAAGAGGACTCCCATAGCGGTGCGGTTCTCCACTGTTG CTGGAGAATCGGGCTCAGCTGACACAGTTCGTGACCCTCGTGGGTTTGCAGTGAAATTTTACACAGAAGATGGTAACTGGGATCTCGTTGGGAATAACACACCCATTTTCTTCATCAGGGATGCCATATTG TTCCCGTCCtttatccatagccaaaagagaAACCCTCAAACGCACTTGAAGGATCCGGACATGGTCTGGGACTTCTGGAGCTTGCGTCCTGAGTCTCTGCATCAG GTTTCTTTCTTGTTCAGTGATCGAGGGATTCCTGATGGCCATCGGCACATGAATGGATATGGATCGCATACTTTCAAACTGGTTAATGCGAATGGAGAGGCAGTTTATTGCAAATTCCATTATAAG ACTGACCAGGGCATCAAAAACCTTTCTGTTGAAGATGCCGCAAGACTTTCCCAGGAAGATCCTGATTATGGCATCCGGGATCTCTTCAACGCCATCGCCACTAGCAACTACCCCTCTTGGACTTTTTACATGCAGGTCATGACATTTCAACAGGCCGAAACTTTTCCATTTAATCCATTTGATGTCACCAAG GTTTGGCCTCATAATGACTATCCTCTTATCCCAGTTGGTAAACTGGTCTTAAACCGGAACCCGGTCAATTACTTTGCTGAAGTTGAACAGTTGGCCTTTGACCCAAGCAACATGCCTCCTGGCATTGAACCTAGCCCTGACAAGATGCTTCAG GGCCGCCTTTTTGCCTATCCTGACACTCACCGCCACCGCCTGGGACCGAACTATCTTCAGATACCTGTGAACTGTCCCTTCCGTGCTCGGGTGGCCAACTACCAGCGTGACGGCCCTATGTGTTTTCTCGACAATCAAG GCGGTGCTCCAAATTACTACCCCAACAGCTTTAGTGCCCCAGAACAACAGCATGCTGCCCTGGAGCACAGCACCCGAAGTTACGGGGACGTGCAGCTGCAGCGTTTCAACAGTGCCAACGATGATAACGTCACTCAG GTGCGAACGTTCTATACCACTGTGCTGAATGAAGAGCAGAGGATCCGTCTATGTGAGAACATTGCTGGCCATCTGAAAGACGCACAACTTTTCATCCAGAAGAAAGCT gtCAAGAACTTCAGTGACGTCCATCCTGACTATGGGGCTCGGGTCCAGGCTCTCCTGGACAAATACAACGCGGAGAAACCTAAG aaCGCGATTCACACCTATATGCAGCATGGATCTCACTTGGCTGCGAAGGAGAAGGCCAATCTGTGA